From one Streptomyces sp. SCSIO 30461 genomic stretch:
- a CDS encoding Ig-like domain-containing protein, producing the protein MEKRVMTDSKRRRALAAASVVLGSVLVLSGCSSSADKAAADGSKNSQGQDQVDAAAAKDSSDARIAISPKNGATDASINKNTKVTVSDGTLTSVTMTTKDGKTVEGSLASDGKSWQPDGQLERATTYKIAATAKDSEGREAHENASFTTVSPDDSFIGEFTPEDGSTVGVGMPVSINFNKPITDRKVVQSGITVSSSSGQEVVGHWFNSQRLDFRPDQYWQAGSTVTLKLNLDGVEGAEGVYGVQEKTVTFKIGRNQVTTVDAATKTMTVTRDGKTVKTIPISAGSPDNPTYNGQMVISEKFKETRMNGATVGFTDDDGKGEYDIKDVPHAMRLSASGTFVHGNYWGDDSVFGNVNTSHGCIGLNDVKGAGDPNQAGAWFFNNSIIGDVVVVKNSKDKTIKPDNGLNGWNMGWADWKAGSAV; encoded by the coding sequence ATGGAGAAGCGTGTGATGACGGACAGCAAGCGGCGCAGGGCCCTCGCGGCAGCGTCCGTGGTGCTCGGCAGTGTCCTGGTGCTCAGCGGCTGCAGTAGCAGCGCGGACAAGGCTGCCGCCGACGGCTCGAAGAACTCACAGGGTCAGGACCAGGTCGACGCGGCGGCGGCGAAGGACTCGTCGGATGCCCGAATAGCCATCTCGCCGAAGAACGGCGCGACCGACGCCAGCATCAACAAGAACACCAAGGTCACCGTCAGTGACGGGACGCTCACCTCCGTCACCATGACCACCAAGGACGGCAAGACCGTCGAGGGCTCCCTTGCCTCCGACGGCAAGAGCTGGCAGCCCGACGGGCAGCTGGAGCGCGCCACCACCTACAAGATCGCGGCCACGGCCAAGGACTCCGAGGGCCGTGAGGCGCACGAGAACGCCTCCTTCACCACGGTCTCGCCCGACGACAGCTTCATCGGCGAGTTCACGCCCGAGGACGGCTCCACCGTCGGTGTCGGCATGCCGGTCTCGATCAATTTCAACAAGCCGATCACGGACCGCAAGGTCGTCCAGTCCGGCATCACCGTCAGCTCCAGCAGCGGTCAGGAGGTCGTCGGCCACTGGTTCAACTCCCAGCGGCTCGACTTCCGACCCGACCAGTACTGGCAGGCCGGCTCCACCGTCACCCTGAAGCTGAACCTCGACGGCGTCGAGGGCGCCGAGGGCGTGTACGGCGTACAGGAGAAGACGGTCACCTTCAAGATCGGCCGCAACCAGGTCACCACCGTCGACGCCGCCACGAAGACCATGACGGTCACCCGGGACGGCAAGACGGTCAAGACGATCCCGATCTCCGCCGGTTCACCCGACAACCCCACTTACAACGGTCAGATGGTGATCTCCGAGAAGTTCAAGGAGACCCGGATGAACGGTGCCACCGTCGGGTTCACGGACGACGACGGCAAGGGCGAGTACGACATCAAGGACGTCCCGCACGCCATGCGGCTGTCTGCGTCCGGCACCTTCGTGCACGGAAACTACTGGGGCGACGACAGTGTCTTCGGCAACGTCAACACCAGCCACGGCTGCATCGGCCTGAACGACGTCAAGGGCGCGGGCGACCCGAACCAGGCCGGCGCGTGGTTCTTCAACAACTCGATCATCGGTGATGTCGTGGTCGTGAAGAACTCCAAGGACAAGACGATCAAGCCGGACAACGGCCTCAACGGCTGGAACATGGGCTGGGCCGACTGGAAGGCGGGCTCCGCGGTCTGA